TGGGCGGCTTGATTCGGTATATTCTTGAAAATGAGAGTTATTTTCTTCCCTATGTAACCGAATATACCAATGCCTCTTTTATCCTGGGTGAGGATTATGAGTTTAAAGATGGTCTTTTCAGCGGTTTCAACGAAGAGACAAGGGTCTATGACAAAGCCACATGGGCATTTGAAAAAGATGAAAACGGTGTCCCCAAACGGGATAAAACCCTGACCCATCCCCGGTGTGTGTTGAACGTAATGAAAGCACACTACGACCGGTACACCCTTGATAAGGTATCTGCCATATCCGGCCTGACCAAAAGTGATCTGATTGACTTTTATCAGACCTATGCGGCAACCGGCAAACGGGGAAAATCAGGTACCATTATGTACGCCATGGGCTGGACCCAGCACTCTGTGGGCGTTCAGAATATTCGTGCCATGGCCATGATCCAGCTGCTTTTGGGCAACATCGGCGTGGCCGGCGGCGGTGTGAATGCCTTACGCGGTGAATGTAATGTGCAGGGGTCCACGGACTATGCCCTGCTGTTTCATATTCTGCCTGGTTATATCAAAACCCCGGTGGCAGGTCTGGAAACACTGGAGGCATATAACAAGGCCTTTACACCCAAAAATGATGACCCCGAAAGTGCCAACTGGTGGCAGAATTACCCGAAATACTCGGCCAGTCTGATCAAGGCCATGTATTCGGATGATAAAATCGAGGATGCGTACCGGTATCTTCCCAAGCTGGACAGCCTCTCTTCGAAAAAATACTCCTGGATTCCCCTGATTCATCGTATGTGGGAAGGCAAATTTTCAGGGGCGTTGATCTGGGGAATGAATCCGGCCTGTTCCGGTCCTGATTCGGTTAAAACCCGTGAGGCCATCGGCAAGCTTGACTGGATGGTCAATGTAAACCTTTTCCAGTGTGAAACTTCTGATTTCTGGAAAGGGCCGGGAATGGATCCTGAAAAAGTCAAAACAGAGACCTTTTATATCCCCTGTGCATCAGCCATTGAAAAGGAAGGATCGGTCTCCAACTCCGGCAGATGGAGTCAGTGGCGGTATCAGGGCCCCGAGGCACCTGAAGGGATTCTCTCGGATGGGCACTACTTCCATGAACTGTGGGAAGAGATTGCCAAGCTTTACGAAAAAGAGGGCGGGGCTTTTCCCGAACCCATTACCCGTTTAAGCTTTAACAATATGTGTAAAAAGGACGCCCACGGTCATTACCATTTCAGTGCGGATCAGACAGCAAAGCTTGCCAACGGCTGGTTTACCCGGGATGTGACCGTAAAAGGCAAATCGTTCAAAAAAGGACAGCAGGTTCCCTCTTTTGCGTATCTGACGGATGACGGATCGACCACATCGGGCAACTGGCTCTATTGCAATTCGTACACGGATGCCGGAAATATGGCCCAAAGGCGCGATCCGTCCCAGACAGAAGAGCAGGCACGCATCGGTCTCTATCCCAATTGGACCTGGTGCTGGCCGGTTAACCGAAGGATTTTATACAACCGCGCCTCTGTCGATCTTCAGGGAAAGCCCTGGAACAAGGAGAAGGCGGTTATTGCATGGGATGGAAAAGCCTGGCAGGGCGATGTCCCGGACGGCGGATGGGCACCGGGTGCACGGCATCCTTTTATCATGCGCAAAAACGGTCTTGGACAACTGTTTGGGCCGGGACGTGCGGACGGTCCCTTGCCGGAACATTATGAACCTTTAGAGTGTCCTGTTCACGCCCATCCCTTCTCTTCCCAGCTGAACAATCCCGTCTCCATAGAAGTGGGCAAAGAAAGAAAGGCCCAATGCGATCCAAAATTTCCCTTTGTGGCTAGTACCTACCGGGTAACCGAACACTGGCAGACCGGCTCCATGACCCGGTGGATGTCATGGCTTGTGGAAGCTGAACCCCAGATGTATGTGGAGATCAGCCCCCGGCTGGCCAAGCTCCGGGACGTTGAAAATGGGGATCGGGTCATGGTTGAAAGTGTCCGCGGTTCTTTATGGGCCATCGCCATGGTGACCGAGCGTATTCAGACCTTCAACATTGACGGCAATGAGGTCCACATGGTGGGCATGCCCTGGCATTATGGATGGATTGCCCCCTTGAACGGCGGTGATTCAGCCAATATTGTGACCCCGAACGTGGGTGATCCCAATACAGGTATTCCCGAGTACAAGGCCTTTATGGTGAACCTGCGCAAGTGGAAACAGGGAGATAAGATATGAATGGCAAAAGTATTTTTATAGATTTAACCCTGTGTACCGCATGCCGGGGATGCCAGGTGGCCTGCAAGCAGTGGAAAGATTTGCCGGCGGAACAGACACGCAATGTCGGCTCCCATCAGAATCCCCAGGATCTGTCCGCCCATACCCTGAAACTGGTCCGGTTTAAAGAGGTCCGGGATCAAAAAGGGAAACTTCGGTGGAATTTTTTCCCGGAACAGTGCCGGCAATGCATTGAACCGCCCTGCAAATACATGCTGAATATGTACAAGTCCAATGCGGTGACCCATGATGCTGTAACCGGTGCGGTGGTCTACAACCCATCGGCCACGTTGGACAAAAACGTGGATCTGGCCCCGGATCAGTTCTGCCCCTATAATGTTCCCCGGAAAAATGAAGAGACCGGGCAGTGGACCAAATGCGACATGTGCATTGACCGGATTCAGCAAGGACTGAAACCGGCATGTGTGACGGCCTGCCCCACGGGCACCATGAATTTTGGAGACCGGGATGCCATGCTGGAAATGGCCAAAAAACGTTTAGAGGAGGTTAAAAAGACCCACCCAGACGCATTTCTGGCAGACCCGGACGATGTACGGGTGATCTATCTTTGCCAATCCGATGCCGATGATTATGCCTCCAATGTTGTGGCCCAGGCTGGGCATAAACAGGCTATTTTGGCTCAAATTCGGCCTGCCAAGCAGACCCGGCGGCAATTTCTCACAGGACGATTCAGATTGGGCACTCATCAGGGATAACCCAAGGATATAAGGAGACAGATGATGAAAAATAAAATATATATACTTCTGACTGCAGCCCTTATAACTTTGGGGATCTGCCTGTATGTTCAGGCTGACGAGGGCAATTCCTATGAAGCGCCCGAAGACGACCTGGAAATTAACTATATACAAGGACACAGCAACAGGAATTTGTCGGTGACCTTCAACCACTCAAGCCATGAAAGTTTTGAGTGTATTGACTGTCACCACAAAATGGGAGAGTTCAAGGCAGACGAATCTCCCCGAAGCTGCGCCACCTGTCACGATAACTTCAGCCCCGATGATCTCAAGGGCAGCAAAAGTTATTTTAAGGCGATGCACCAAATCAGTTTTACCCAGACTAAAAACCGTTCATGTCTGGGGTGTCATACCGATGAAATGGGCAAGGATGACAAGGATATGACCGGATGTAACGCGTCTGCCTGTCACGCTGAAGGCATTCGCTGATCTAATTGGATCAGCCGGCGGTCTTATATTGTTCAAACCTTTTCTTGAGCCCCGGCCCGATGCCGGGGCTCTTTTTTTCGCCTGAAAAGCTGAAAAAAACGATAATCATAACCAGATGGAGCGATGTTTTTATGGTGATAGAAAACGCGTTAACCCAATTGGATGTTCATCGATACAGTCACGGCCGGTTTCACAGGGAAACCTGTCATGTGCCGGTGGAGACGAACCTGATTATTGAGATGAATGGATTTGAAATAGTTTGCCTGCCGTGCACACCCGCCCATTTAGAGGCGTTGACTCTAGGATTTCTATTTTCTGCCGGGGCGATCCGGCGTGCTGAAGATATTGAATCTCTTGATTTGGAAAAACATGAGCAGATCGTCCGGGTCAGGGTAAAAACCGTTTCAGGTTCTGAAAACTTACGAAAGCCTGTTTACACCTCCGGCATAGGTAAAGATGTCACCCACATCGCCCCCCATTCAGGCGTTGACCCTGAGCGTTTGATCAAAAACATGAAGTGGCTGTTACAATGCTCTGTGCTTCACCAGCAGACCGGAGGGTTTCACACGGCCGCCGTGAGCATTGCCAATGCCACGCCCGGATTCCACATTGACGACATCGGCCGTCATAACGCTGTGGACAAGGTCATCGGCACCCTGCTCATGAACAACATCCCGCCTGATAATATGGTATTGTTAGTGTCCGGCCGAATCTTTATAGAGATTCTCCAGAAGGCGGCAGCATTTGGATTTCCTGTCCTGGCCTCACGGGGTGCGCCCACCAGCGAAGCGATTGTCATGGCCCAAAAATTAGGTATCACGGTGGCAGGTTATGCCCGGCCCGATCGGTTTACACTGTTTTCACACCCCCAGCGGATTCAAAGTCCGTGAACCAGGATACTTGATAAATAGATACTGATAGGTTCGTTCAGGCACGATTTAAAAAAAGAAACGTAACTACTCACCCATATCTGTAAGTTTACCTGTCAAAGCCATCTGAATAGCCACAAGCGGGTTGATACCCTGGCTTGCCATTGTTTGCAGATAGCTTGAAATTCGACAATAGGCATGAGCATAATGCCGGCGCCTAAAACATCCTGATATTTTCTGTTTCACCTTTGCCATGCGGAGATCACGCTCCGCCCGATTGTTGGTAAAGGGGACATACGATTCTCTGGCAAACAACAATACCGCTGTTTCATATTTTTTCAGCCTTTCCCAAAGATTATGAGCATCTGATTTGGCTATCTTTCCACGCTTACCTTTTGGCTTTGGCGGAATCTCCGGTAATTCTTTATCCCCACGTGTAAGAATGTTGCGGTAGCGTTTCTGCAAATTTGCATATTCTTTATCGGTAAGGCATTTATCCTCTCGCTTGGACACAATATGACAAGTCTCCTGCAATAACTTTTTCATATTAATGGCCCACTTGTATTGATTGGAATCAACAATAAAGGTCAGTTCCCGTAATAAGTGCGAACCACAAAGTCCATGTCCACAATGATCATATGATAAATATGATGCCCAGCAATCATGGATGATCACCCCACCATAGCGGGGAATGATATTCAAATCAACAATCGCCTCCTTGCCCCGCTTTCGATGAAGTAATTTTAGCGTGATTCCTCCTGAAGAATATACATGAATCCAATGATTTTTACCTTCCACCCGGAATGATGTCTCATCCACATGAATGGAAGGGGCATGAAGGATACTTTCAATGGATTTTGTCTCCCATTCCTCAAGAGATTGATAAAGCCTCCATACAAACTTGAGCAAAGTTGCCTCGGAGATAACAGTGCCGATCATGGCAGATATCTGTTTCTGAACCCGATTGAGAGCAACCATTTGACTGATTATCAAATGAATGGCAAAAGCTTTGAGTCCATTACCGTACTGTAAACTTCCGGGCATGTCTTCGGGAAAATGCCCTTTTGCCGTCGCCTTGCAGTTGGGACATTCCTTTATCTCGGCATCAATGTGCTCTACAACTTTTTCAAAAACGATGTCTATCTTTGTCCGCCGTTCGAGCCCCTGGCAAGGAGTTTGATCCAAAGGTGTGCCGCAGACATCACAGGTTTCAGCTTTGGCAATGGTGACAGTTTCGTTAACACGGGTGTTACTGATTTCACCACTGACTTTTTTGCCCTTTCCCTTGCCGGTAGAAGTCGGTTTGGCAGTTTCATCTCTGTCCGTTTGAGAAGAAGGCAAACTTGAATTTTTGCTGTTTTTGCGAGTTTGCTTTTCGAGAAAAACAGACAGGATCAATTCCACAACGAGAAGCATGCTATTCATTAACACCTTTACCTCAGGAGTTACCTTGCCTGCCAAGCTCAGTTGCTCAAACTCTTGCTTCACACGATCGACTTCTTCTCGAACACTGGTTTTGTTCATCGTTGCCATGCTTGTATTATAACACAGCTTTTTTTGACCTCCTGAGTTGCCCTACAATCCATTTTCTCAACGAATCGGATAAAATTTCATTAAATTTTTGTGATTGTCAAATGCATGCCACATTATTATGTAGCACGAGGATATTTTGATGTAATTTGATTTTTCAAAAAAATACCTCCCAAAAACCTGTCAAGCTTTTTTTTAGTTTTTTGACATTTTTTTATGGGGGTGAGTAGTTACAAAGAAACTATAGAGCATTGGAAAAATTTGACTGCACAGGCGTGATCCTGGCCGGCGGCTGCAACCGCAGACTTCCCGGCATAAAAAAAACATTTCACAAGGTAGGATCAAAGACCATCATGGAGCGAATTATCAGGGTGTTTTCAAAGCTTTTCCCCCAGGTAATTCTGGTGGTCAATGATCCAAAAGATTTTCTGGGGCTGGATGCGTTGGTTGTTACGGATATTAACCCGTCCCGGTGTTCCCTGGCCGGGCTTCACGCAGGTCTTTTTTACGCCGATTATGATTGGAGTTATGTCACGGCCTGCGACCTGCCCTTTCTCAGTGAGAAAGTTATCCGGTATCTTTTGGCCCAGCGGGACCTTGACAAACAGATCATCATCCCCCAAACCAGGGGCGGCCTTGAAATGTTGTCCGCGCTATATCATAAATCCTGCCTTCCCAGGATTGAAACCAACCTGGAAAAACAGGAATTTATGATAAAAAAAATTTTAAAGTCGGAAAAAAGTATACAGATCCCACCCCGGGTGCTGGAATCTCTGGACCAGAACATGCGGTTTGCATTTAATGTGAATACATTGCAAGATCTTAAAACTGCCAGAAAATTGCTTCTAACCCAGGGAGCCCCCAAAGAAGACAAATACGATGGTCAAAAATATCTGCCAACACACAATTTCGCCGTCACAAGGGAATCACCCCTGCCCGAATGTGTTTCATGATTTTTGCATATCCCAACCTTAAAACGAATGTCGTGTAGATAATTGCCGGATTAATGAATAAAAAATGTGTCCGTATCTTGGATGAAAAAGGAGCGCCATGCACCACGATATTTTTAGACAGAATAGACTCCGGGTGGATGCCTCCTCATGGCATAAATCCCCATGGGATGACGTTTCAAGCCGGAAACTGAACTGCCATATGGGAGAGTATCCGCTCCATTTTCCGGGTTTGAAAAAAGCCTATCTTTGAGAACAAAAAACATGATAGCTTCAGATCGCTGAGACGACTATAAAAATGGACTGTGCTGATGAAAAAAGCTGAAGATTGCAATACTGTTAATGAAGTCTATGCTTGCCTGAAAGAACTGGAAGACGATCCGAGATTGATTCGCAATGCTCAAGAATTGGAGCAGGTAGAACGTGAAATACTTGGGTATACGAATCGACTGACCTTGATCCCATTTAACGATATATTAGGAATTTAATTTTGTTTAAATAAAAGAGGCTTACTGGTTGTTAGAATGTCGAAAAACGAATTGAAATGCTACATTATTGCAGGCCCCAACGGCGCGGGAAAAACAACTTTTGCCGAAAATTTCCTGCCGGAAGAAGCTGATTGCCTGAATTTTTTGAATGCAGATTTAATCGCCAAAGGAATTGCACCCTTCAAACCTGAAAGTGTTGCAATAGAAGCCGGTAAACTTTTTTTAAAACGGATGAATACGATCGTTTCCAATAGAGAATCTTTTGCGTTTGAAACAACACTGAGCGGATTAAACTACATCGACCGCATTAAAAATTGGAAAAAGATCGGTTATGAAATAATTCTGTATTTTCTGAAACTTGAGAATGAGGAGATGGCCATTCATCGTGTCCAGCTTAGAGTCGCTGAAGGTGGACATAATGTTCCGGAAGATGTTATCATACGAAGGTACCATAGGGGATGGAAGAATTTTCAAAAATATTACAAGCACCGGGTTGATGCTTGGGTTGTTTTTGACAATTCCAAAGAAATCCCTGAAGTCCTGGAGGAGAAGAATGGATAAAAAATCATA
Above is a window of uncultured Desulfobacter sp. DNA encoding:
- a CDS encoding zeta toxin family protein; translation: MSKNELKCYIIAGPNGAGKTTFAENFLPEEADCLNFLNADLIAKGIAPFKPESVAIEAGKLFLKRMNTIVSNRESFAFETTLSGLNYIDRIKNWKKIGYEIILYFLKLENEEMAIHRVQLRVAEGGHNVPEDVIIRRYHRGWKNFQKYYKHRVDAWVVFDNSKEIPEVLEEKNG
- a CDS encoding 4Fe-4S dicluster domain-containing protein gives rise to the protein MNGKSIFIDLTLCTACRGCQVACKQWKDLPAEQTRNVGSHQNPQDLSAHTLKLVRFKEVRDQKGKLRWNFFPEQCRQCIEPPCKYMLNMYKSNAVTHDAVTGAVVYNPSATLDKNVDLAPDQFCPYNVPRKNEETGQWTKCDMCIDRIQQGLKPACVTACPTGTMNFGDRDAMLEMAKKRLEEVKKTHPDAFLADPDDVRVIYLCQSDADDYASNVVAQAGHKQAILAQIRPAKQTRRQFLTGRFRLGTHQG
- a CDS encoding cytochrome c3 family protein is translated as MMKNKIYILLTAALITLGICLYVQADEGNSYEAPEDDLEINYIQGHSNRNLSVTFNHSSHESFECIDCHHKMGEFKADESPRSCATCHDNFSPDDLKGSKSYFKAMHQISFTQTKNRSCLGCHTDEMGKDDKDMTGCNASACHAEGIR
- the fdnG gene encoding formate dehydrogenase-N subunit alpha, which translates into the protein MDLTRRNFVKAASATVAGLAAAPVFTGLGCSTVSKSVERAKQLDPKWTKQTTSVCAFCSVGCGLLVNTDLATKRAVNVEGDPDHPINQGALCSKGAATIQMTENPKRTLTCLYREPYGKEFIPKDWDWCKKRLARLIKDSRDKSFEAKNDKGQEVNRTMGIASLGSAAIDNEECLAMHSFTRSLGLVYIEHQARIUHSATVAALGETFGRGAMTNHWIDLQNSDCILIMGSNAAENHPISFKWALKAQQKGAKIIHVDPRFTRTSAKADTYMALRSGTDIAVLGGLIRYILENESYFLPYVTEYTNASFILGEDYEFKDGLFSGFNEETRVYDKATWAFEKDENGVPKRDKTLTHPRCVLNVMKAHYDRYTLDKVSAISGLTKSDLIDFYQTYAATGKRGKSGTIMYAMGWTQHSVGVQNIRAMAMIQLLLGNIGVAGGGVNALRGECNVQGSTDYALLFHILPGYIKTPVAGLETLEAYNKAFTPKNDDPESANWWQNYPKYSASLIKAMYSDDKIEDAYRYLPKLDSLSSKKYSWIPLIHRMWEGKFSGALIWGMNPACSGPDSVKTREAIGKLDWMVNVNLFQCETSDFWKGPGMDPEKVKTETFYIPCASAIEKEGSVSNSGRWSQWRYQGPEAPEGILSDGHYFHELWEEIAKLYEKEGGAFPEPITRLSFNNMCKKDAHGHYHFSADQTAKLANGWFTRDVTVKGKSFKKGQQVPSFAYLTDDGSTTSGNWLYCNSYTDAGNMAQRRDPSQTEEQARIGLYPNWTWCWPVNRRILYNRASVDLQGKPWNKEKAVIAWDGKAWQGDVPDGGWAPGARHPFIMRKNGLGQLFGPGRADGPLPEHYEPLECPVHAHPFSSQLNNPVSIEVGKERKAQCDPKFPFVASTYRVTEHWQTGSMTRWMSWLVEAEPQMYVEISPRLAKLRDVENGDRVMVESVRGSLWAIAMVTERIQTFNIDGNEVHMVGMPWHYGWIAPLNGGDSANIVTPNVGDPNTGIPEYKAFMVNLRKWKQGDKI
- a CDS encoding IS66 family transposase, producing the protein MNKTSVREEVDRVKQEFEQLSLAGKVTPEVKVLMNSMLLVVELILSVFLEKQTRKNSKNSSLPSSQTDRDETAKPTSTGKGKGKKVSGEISNTRVNETVTIAKAETCDVCGTPLDQTPCQGLERRTKIDIVFEKVVEHIDAEIKECPNCKATAKGHFPEDMPGSLQYGNGLKAFAIHLIISQMVALNRVQKQISAMIGTVISEATLLKFVWRLYQSLEEWETKSIESILHAPSIHVDETSFRVEGKNHWIHVYSSGGITLKLLHRKRGKEAIVDLNIIPRYGGVIIHDCWASYLSYDHCGHGLCGSHLLRELTFIVDSNQYKWAINMKKLLQETCHIVSKREDKCLTDKEYANLQKRYRNILTRGDKELPEIPPKPKGKRGKIAKSDAHNLWERLKKYETAVLLFARESYVPFTNNRAERDLRMAKVKQKISGCFRRRHYAHAYCRISSYLQTMASQGINPLVAIQMALTGKLTDMGE
- the fdhD gene encoding formate dehydrogenase accessory sulfurtransferase FdhD; amino-acid sequence: MVIENALTQLDVHRYSHGRFHRETCHVPVETNLIIEMNGFEIVCLPCTPAHLEALTLGFLFSAGAIRRAEDIESLDLEKHEQIVRVRVKTVSGSENLRKPVYTSGIGKDVTHIAPHSGVDPERLIKNMKWLLQCSVLHQQTGGFHTAAVSIANATPGFHIDDIGRHNAVDKVIGTLLMNNIPPDNMVLLVSGRIFIEILQKAAAFGFPVLASRGAPTSEAIVMAQKLGITVAGYARPDRFTLFSHPQRIQSP
- a CDS encoding molybdenum cofactor guanylyltransferase, which codes for MEKFDCTGVILAGGCNRRLPGIKKTFHKVGSKTIMERIIRVFSKLFPQVILVVNDPKDFLGLDALVVTDINPSRCSLAGLHAGLFYADYDWSYVTACDLPFLSEKVIRYLLAQRDLDKQIIIPQTRGGLEMLSALYHKSCLPRIETNLEKQEFMIKKILKSEKSIQIPPRVLESLDQNMRFAFNVNTLQDLKTARKLLLTQGAPKEDKYDGQKYLPTHNFAVTRESPLPECVS